The following coding sequences are from one Zalophus californianus isolate mZalCal1 chromosome 5, mZalCal1.pri.v2, whole genome shotgun sequence window:
- the TAF7 gene encoding transcription initiation factor TFIID subunit 7, with protein MSKSKDDAPHELESQFILRLPPEYASTVRRAVQSGHVNLKDRLTIELHPDGRHGIVRVDRVPLASKLVDLPCVMESLKTIDKKTFYKTADICQMLVSTVDGDLYPPVEEPVATTDPKASKKKDKDKEKKFIWNHGITLPLKNVRKRRFRKTAKKKYIESPDVEKEVKRLLSTDAEAVSTRWEIIAEDETKETENQGLDISSPGMSGHRQGHDSLEHDELREIFNDLSSSSEDEDETQHQDEEDINIIDTEEDLERQLHDKLNESDEQHQENEGTNQLVMGIQKQIDNMKGKLQETQDRAKRQEDLIMKVENLALKNRFQAVLDELKQKEDREKEQLNSLQEELESLLEK; from the coding sequence ATGAGTAAGAGCAAAGATGATGCTCCTCACGAACTAGAGAGCCAGTTTATCTTACGGCTACCTCCGGAATACGCCTCTACTGTGAGGCGGGCAGTACAGTCTGGTCATGTCAACCTGAAGGACAGACTGACAATTGAGTTACACCCTGATGGACGTCATGGAATCGTCAGAGTGGACCGGGTCCCACTGGCCTCAAAATTGGTAGATCTGCCGTGTGTTATGgaaagtttgaaaaccattgataaaaaaactttttacaaGACAGCTGATATATGTCAGATGCTTGTCTCCACAGTTGATGGTGATCTCTATCCTCCTGTGGAGGAACCAGTTGCTACTACTGATCccaaagcaagcaagaaaaaggataaggacaaagagaaaaagtttATATGGAACCATGGAATCACTCTGCCTCTAAAAAATGTCAGAAAGAGAAGGTTCCGGAAGACAGCAAAGAAGAAGTATATTGAATCTCCAGATGTGGAGAAGGAAGTGAAGCGGTTGCTAAGTACAGATGCTGAAGCTGTGAGTACTCGTTGGGAGATAATTGCTGAagatgaaacaaaagaaacagaaaaccaaggCCTTGATATCTCTTCTCCAGGAATGTCTGGTCACAGGCAGGGCCATGACTCATTAGAACATGATGAACTTCGGGAGATATTCAACGACCTCAGCAGCAGCAGTGAAGATGAAGATGAGACGCAGCATCAAGATGAAGAAGATATAAACATCATCGACACTGAGGAAGATCTGGAAAGACAGCTGCATGACAAGCTGAATGAATCAGATGAACAGCACCAAGAAAATGAGGGAACCAATCAGCTGGTTATGGGAATTCAGAAACAGATTGATAATATGAAAGGCAAGCTCCAGGAGACCCAGGATAGGGCAAAACGACAGGAGGATCTCATTATGAAAGTGGAAAACCTGGCTCTCAAGAACAGATTTCAGGCTGTGCTGGATGAACTCAAACAAAAGGAAGACCGAGAAAAGGAGCAGCTCAATTCTTTGCAAGAAGAGCTAGAATCACTCCTCGAGAAGTGA